The following are encoded together in the Juglans microcarpa x Juglans regia isolate MS1-56 chromosome 2D, Jm3101_v1.0, whole genome shotgun sequence genome:
- the LOC121248892 gene encoding translocase of chloroplast 90, chloroplastic-like isoform X1, with protein MKSIRDWIFPQLVSKSLVSSRPLSGSDSFFNEELLDEEFDDQGSARTASLVALPDASHISNNNQDNQHNPSLQQVSVEDSYGFLHRSDKRDMDQLAKIEDLYVKIFRLLQRLGQSQDNLLVAKVLYRINLATLIRAGELDLKRVNLVSNRAKTVAAEQEAAGLPELDFSFRILVLGKTGVGKSATINSIYDQVKTMTDAFQPATDRIQEVVGMVNGIKITVIDTPGLLPYSSSNVRRNKKILLSVKRFIKKSPPDIVLYFERLDVINMSYSNFPLLKLITEVFGTAIWFNTILVMTHSSSALPEGPNGYPVRYESYVTQCTNLVQHHIHQAASDSGLEIPVLLVENHPQCKKDVTGEKVLPNGQVWKSQCLLLCVCTKVLGDVNKLLNFQDSIELGPVPTIRLPSLPHLLSSLLRRRSISSSNGMDDEIGESLLLDIEEEDEYDQLPPIRILTKSQFERLTNSQRKDYLDELDYREILYLKKQLKEEFKKRMENRLSKEENLANDNNYGQQVPPETIMLPDMAVPPSFDSDCPVHRYRCVVTGDQWLVRPVLDPQGMDHDVGFDGINLETAVEINRNVLASVTGQVSKDKQNFNIQMESAAAFADPRGPTYCVGLDVQSSGRDMIYTVHSNTKLRSLKHNTADCGLSFTTFEKKYCVGAKIEDTIAVGKRLKFVVNAGRMWSPALVAHGGSFEATLRGSEYPARNDNVSLTMTILSFNKEMVLGAGLRSEFQLSRSLRVSFNADLNSRKMGQVCIKTSSSEHLQIALVAAFTMFRAIVRRMANESSMEALEGG; from the exons ATGAAGAGCATTAGGGATTGGATTtttcctcaattggtttccaagtCATTAGTCTCATCTAGACCACTGTCAGGCAGTGACAGTTTTTTTAATGAGGAACTTCTGGATGAAGAATTTGATGACCAAG GTTCAGCTCGTACTGCCAGTTTGGTAGCACTTCCCGATGCATCACACATTTCCAATAATAATCAGGATAATCAGCATAATCCTTCCCTGCAGCAGGTTTCTGTTGAAGATTCCTATGGCTTCCTTCATAGATCTGATAAGAGAGATATGGATCAATTGGCAAAGATTGAGGATCTCTACGTTAAGATCTTCCGCCTTCTCCAACGGCTTGGGCAGTCACAGGACAATCTTCTGGTTGCAAAGGTTTTATATCGAATAAACCTAGCAACCTTAATACGAGCAGGGGAATTGGACTTGAAAAGAGTTAACCTTGTAAGCAATAGAGCCAAAACAGTAGCTGCAGAACAGGAGGCAGCTGGCTTACCTGAATTGGACTTCTCATTTAGAATACTTGTACTAGGGAAAACAGGGGTTGGCAAAAGTGCTaccataaattctatatatgaTCAAGTGAAAACCATGACTGATGCATTTCAACCAGCCACTGACCGCATCCAAGAGGTTGTGGGAATGGTAAATGGGATTAAAATTACTGTAATTGATACCCCTGGCCTCTTACCTTATTCTTCCAGTAATGTGAGAAGAAATAAGAAGATTCTACTATCTGTGaaaagatttattaaaaaatctccCCCGGATATTGTTTTGTACTTTGAACGCCTTGATGTCATCAATATGAGCTATAGCAATTTCCCTCTTTTGAAGCTTATAACTGAAGTTTTTGGTACTGCAATTTGGTTCAACACTATCCTTGTAATGACCCACTCTTCTTCAGCTCTTCCTGAAGGACCTAATGGTTACCCTGTCCGCTATGAGTCCTACGTGACCCAGTGTACAAATTTGGTGCAGCACCATATACACCAGGCTGCTTCCGACTCAGGACTTGAAATCCCTGTACTTTTGGTTGAGAACCATCCCCAATGTAAGAAAGATGTAACAGGGGAAAAAGTACTTCCAAATGGGCAGGTTTGGAAATCTCAGTGCTTGTTATTATGCGTTTGTACTAAAGTTCTGGGTGATGTCAACAAACTATTGAATTTTCAAGACAGCATTGAACTGGGACCAGTACCTACCATCCGCCTGCCTTCTCTGCCCCACCTGCTCTCATCTCTTCTGCGGCGTCGCTCTATATCAAGTTCAAATGGAATGGATGATGAGATCGGTGAGAGTTTACTTTTAGAcatagaggaagaagatgagtaTGATCAATTACCTCCAATCCGAATCCTGACAAAATCTCAGTTTGAGAGATTGACAAACTCACAGAGAAAAGACTATCTTGATGAGCTGGATTACCGGGAAATTCTTTATCTGAAGAAACAGTTGAAGGAAGAGTTCAAGAAGCGGATGGAGAATAGGCTTTCCAAGGAGGAAAATTTGGCAAATGACAATAATTATGGCCAGCAGGTGCCCCCAGAGACAATTATGTTACCAGATATGGCAGTTCCCCCAAGTTTTGACTCTGATTGCCCTGTGCATAGGTACCGTTGTGTTGTCACAGGTGACCAGTGGCTTGTAAGACCTGTTCTTGACCCGCAAGGAATGGATCATGATGTCGGCTTTGATGGAATAAACCTTGAAACGGCTGTGGAAATAAACAGGAATGTCCTTGCCTCAGTCACAGGGCAGGTGAGTAAGGACAAGCAGAATTTCAATATCCAGATGGAGTCCGCTGCTGCTTTCGCAGATCCCAGAGGGCCAACTTATTGTGTTGGTCTTGATGTTCAATCTTCTGGTAGGGATATGATCTATACAGTTCATAGCAACACAAAGCTGAGGAGCCTAAAGCATAACACTGCTGACTGCGGACTTTCTTTCACGACTTTTGAAAAGAAGTATTGTGTTGGTGCCAAGATTGAAGATACCATTGCAGTTGGGAAGAGATTGAAGTTTGTGGTTAATGCTGGGCGAATGTGGAGTCCTGCACTAGTGGCTCATGGTGGGAGTTTTGAAGCTACTTTAAGAGGGAGTGAATACCCAGCGAGAAATGATAATGTCAGTCTGACAATGACAATCCTCTCCTTCAACAAGGAAATGGTTTTGGGTGCAGGTTTACGGTCTGAATTCCAGCTGAGTAGAAGCTTGAGAGTTTCATTTAACGCCGATCTAAATAGTCGTAAAATGGGACAGGTTTGCATAAAAACAAGTAGCTCTGAGCATTTGCAGATTGCTTTGGTTGCGGCTTTCACAATGTTCAGGGCTATAGTACGGAGAATGGCaaatgaaagtagcatggaagCATTGGAGGGTGGATAA
- the LOC121248892 gene encoding translocase of chloroplast 90, chloroplastic-like isoform X2: MRNFWMKNLMTKGKSLLSCPLLGSARTASLVALPDASHISNNNQDNQHNPSLQQVSVEDSYGFLHRSDKRDMDQLAKIEDLYVKIFRLLQRLGQSQDNLLVAKVLYRINLATLIRAGELDLKRVNLVSNRAKTVAAEQEAAGLPELDFSFRILVLGKTGVGKSATINSIYDQVKTMTDAFQPATDRIQEVVGMVNGIKITVIDTPGLLPYSSSNVRRNKKILLSVKRFIKKSPPDIVLYFERLDVINMSYSNFPLLKLITEVFGTAIWFNTILVMTHSSSALPEGPNGYPVRYESYVTQCTNLVQHHIHQAASDSGLEIPVLLVENHPQCKKDVTGEKVLPNGQVWKSQCLLLCVCTKVLGDVNKLLNFQDSIELGPVPTIRLPSLPHLLSSLLRRRSISSSNGMDDEIGESLLLDIEEEDEYDQLPPIRILTKSQFERLTNSQRKDYLDELDYREILYLKKQLKEEFKKRMENRLSKEENLANDNNYGQQVPPETIMLPDMAVPPSFDSDCPVHRYRCVVTGDQWLVRPVLDPQGMDHDVGFDGINLETAVEINRNVLASVTGQVSKDKQNFNIQMESAAAFADPRGPTYCVGLDVQSSGRDMIYTVHSNTKLRSLKHNTADCGLSFTTFEKKYCVGAKIEDTIAVGKRLKFVVNAGRMWSPALVAHGGSFEATLRGSEYPARNDNVSLTMTILSFNKEMVLGAGLRSEFQLSRSLRVSFNADLNSRKMGQVCIKTSSSEHLQIALVAAFTMFRAIVRRMANESSMEALEGG, translated from the exons ATGAGGAACTTCTGGATGAAGAATTTGATGACCAAG GGGAAGAGCTTATTGTCTTGTCCCTTACTAGGTTCAGCTCGTACTGCCAGTTTGGTAGCACTTCCCGATGCATCACACATTTCCAATAATAATCAGGATAATCAGCATAATCCTTCCCTGCAGCAGGTTTCTGTTGAAGATTCCTATGGCTTCCTTCATAGATCTGATAAGAGAGATATGGATCAATTGGCAAAGATTGAGGATCTCTACGTTAAGATCTTCCGCCTTCTCCAACGGCTTGGGCAGTCACAGGACAATCTTCTGGTTGCAAAGGTTTTATATCGAATAAACCTAGCAACCTTAATACGAGCAGGGGAATTGGACTTGAAAAGAGTTAACCTTGTAAGCAATAGAGCCAAAACAGTAGCTGCAGAACAGGAGGCAGCTGGCTTACCTGAATTGGACTTCTCATTTAGAATACTTGTACTAGGGAAAACAGGGGTTGGCAAAAGTGCTaccataaattctatatatgaTCAAGTGAAAACCATGACTGATGCATTTCAACCAGCCACTGACCGCATCCAAGAGGTTGTGGGAATGGTAAATGGGATTAAAATTACTGTAATTGATACCCCTGGCCTCTTACCTTATTCTTCCAGTAATGTGAGAAGAAATAAGAAGATTCTACTATCTGTGaaaagatttattaaaaaatctccCCCGGATATTGTTTTGTACTTTGAACGCCTTGATGTCATCAATATGAGCTATAGCAATTTCCCTCTTTTGAAGCTTATAACTGAAGTTTTTGGTACTGCAATTTGGTTCAACACTATCCTTGTAATGACCCACTCTTCTTCAGCTCTTCCTGAAGGACCTAATGGTTACCCTGTCCGCTATGAGTCCTACGTGACCCAGTGTACAAATTTGGTGCAGCACCATATACACCAGGCTGCTTCCGACTCAGGACTTGAAATCCCTGTACTTTTGGTTGAGAACCATCCCCAATGTAAGAAAGATGTAACAGGGGAAAAAGTACTTCCAAATGGGCAGGTTTGGAAATCTCAGTGCTTGTTATTATGCGTTTGTACTAAAGTTCTGGGTGATGTCAACAAACTATTGAATTTTCAAGACAGCATTGAACTGGGACCAGTACCTACCATCCGCCTGCCTTCTCTGCCCCACCTGCTCTCATCTCTTCTGCGGCGTCGCTCTATATCAAGTTCAAATGGAATGGATGATGAGATCGGTGAGAGTTTACTTTTAGAcatagaggaagaagatgagtaTGATCAATTACCTCCAATCCGAATCCTGACAAAATCTCAGTTTGAGAGATTGACAAACTCACAGAGAAAAGACTATCTTGATGAGCTGGATTACCGGGAAATTCTTTATCTGAAGAAACAGTTGAAGGAAGAGTTCAAGAAGCGGATGGAGAATAGGCTTTCCAAGGAGGAAAATTTGGCAAATGACAATAATTATGGCCAGCAGGTGCCCCCAGAGACAATTATGTTACCAGATATGGCAGTTCCCCCAAGTTTTGACTCTGATTGCCCTGTGCATAGGTACCGTTGTGTTGTCACAGGTGACCAGTGGCTTGTAAGACCTGTTCTTGACCCGCAAGGAATGGATCATGATGTCGGCTTTGATGGAATAAACCTTGAAACGGCTGTGGAAATAAACAGGAATGTCCTTGCCTCAGTCACAGGGCAGGTGAGTAAGGACAAGCAGAATTTCAATATCCAGATGGAGTCCGCTGCTGCTTTCGCAGATCCCAGAGGGCCAACTTATTGTGTTGGTCTTGATGTTCAATCTTCTGGTAGGGATATGATCTATACAGTTCATAGCAACACAAAGCTGAGGAGCCTAAAGCATAACACTGCTGACTGCGGACTTTCTTTCACGACTTTTGAAAAGAAGTATTGTGTTGGTGCCAAGATTGAAGATACCATTGCAGTTGGGAAGAGATTGAAGTTTGTGGTTAATGCTGGGCGAATGTGGAGTCCTGCACTAGTGGCTCATGGTGGGAGTTTTGAAGCTACTTTAAGAGGGAGTGAATACCCAGCGAGAAATGATAATGTCAGTCTGACAATGACAATCCTCTCCTTCAACAAGGAAATGGTTTTGGGTGCAGGTTTACGGTCTGAATTCCAGCTGAGTAGAAGCTTGAGAGTTTCATTTAACGCCGATCTAAATAGTCGTAAAATGGGACAGGTTTGCATAAAAACAAGTAGCTCTGAGCATTTGCAGATTGCTTTGGTTGCGGCTTTCACAATGTTCAGGGCTATAGTACGGAGAATGGCaaatgaaagtagcatggaagCATTGGAGGGTGGATAA